One Cicer arietinum cultivar CDC Frontier isolate Library 1 chromosome 8, Cicar.CDCFrontier_v2.0, whole genome shotgun sequence DNA segment encodes these proteins:
- the LOC105851151 gene encoding large ribosomal subunit protein uL30z-like, protein MGWVASEEEPKALNYVPEVILKKRKNSETWALRKKAQFQQKGGGPSLNETKAQGGQEETLYHLSFVPFMFRKQDMHPTTRKHLLSLGLRRIFSAVLVKPTDGVMAKLLRVEPYVTYGFKSIKKLIYKKGRTKIDKQKVPLTDNNIIEQELGKFGIVCIEDTVHQIDNVGPHFKEVVRFMWPFDLNKPADGLKGSKS, encoded by the exons ATGGGCTGGGTAGCCT CCGAGGAGGAACCAAAGGCTCTAAACTATGTTCCAGAGGTTATATTGAAGAAGAGGAAAAATAGTGAAACATGGGCATTAAGAAAAAAGGCACAATTCCAGCAAAAAG GAGGTGGACCTTCTTTGAATGAAACGAAGGCTCAAGGTGGTCAAGAGGAAACT TTATATCATCTTTCTTTCGTTCCATTCATGTTTAGGAAACAAGACATGCATCCTACAACCAGAAAACATTTATTAAGTTTGGGATTGAGAAGAATATTCAGTGCTGTCTTAGTGAAGCCAACTGATGGAGTAATGGCCAAGCTGCTGAGAGTGGAACCATATGTTACCTACGG ATTTAAAAGCATAAAGAAGCTAATTTACAAGAAGGGGCGTACGAAAATAGATAAGCAGAAAGTTCCTTTGACAGATAATAACATTATTGAGCAG GAATTAGGGAAGTTCGGTATTGTATGCATAGAAGACACGGTGCATCAAATTGACAATGTTGGTCCACACTTTAAGGAAGTTGTAAGATTTATGTGGCCCTTTGACCTCAACAAGCCAGCAGATGGATTGAAAGGATCGAAATCCTGA
- the LOC101500184 gene encoding uncharacterized protein, producing the protein MLRLAKLNPLLSSPLSSSSSGHQLIQRCSVSRTAKGKGKAGQTLKRSKVTTKKPGSEPKPGIPTGSREKQERERIYAQCINAPTPLRHLKPKQREREAEREKLGLISKDRQREIDMAKKKNQKYKVSEKPTIIGTPGLDYVTLGLVDVEKLPKYELTVEDGRRLAKEYSRVLMRKHRARQAAESTLLRSKKEAIEALPEGLKEAALVPDLSPFPMNRFMATLTPPIEGYIEKVREAANRISGKEKIR; encoded by the coding sequence ATGCTTCGCCTCGCAAAGCTTAACCCACTGTTAAGCTCACCACTCTCATCATCTTCCTCCGGTCACCAACTCATTCAACGCTGCTCCGTTAGCCGAACagcaaaaggaaaaggaaaagcgGGTCAAACCCTTAAACGTTCCAAAGTAACAACAAAAAAACCCGGATCGGAACCAAAACCCGGAATTCCAACCGGATCACGGGAGAAACAAGAACGCGAACGCATCTACGCGCAATGCATCAACGCGCCAACTCCACTTCGCCACCTCAAACCGAAACAACGCGAACGCGAAGCGGAAAGGGAAAAATTAGGGTTAATTAGCAAGGATCGACAGCGTGAAATCGACATGGCGAAGAAGAAGAACCAGAAATACAAAGTTTCTGAGAAACCTACGATAATTGGAACACCGGGTTTGGATTACGTGACGTTAGGTTTGGTTGATGTGGAGAAATTGCCCAAGTATGAATTAACGGTTGAAGATGGGAGGAGATTGGCGAAGGAGTATAGTAGGGTTTTGATGAGGAAGCATAGAGCGAGACAAGCTGCGGAATCGACACTTTTGAGGTCGAAAAAGGAAGCTATTGAAGCTTTGCCTGAGGGTTTGAAAGAAGCTGCTTTGGTGCCTGATTTGTCACCTTTTCCTATGAATCGTTTCATGGCTACTCTTACTCCTCCTATTGAGGGTTATATTGAAAAAGTTAGGGAAGCTGCTAATAGGATCAGTGGAAAGGAGAAGATTAGATAG